Proteins from a genomic interval of Rubinisphaera italica:
- a CDS encoding AAA family ATPase, translating into MSETSLPEDSIERLSKAYRDVCEQMQQVIVGQQDVIEQLMIALFSRGHVLLEGVPGLAKTLMISTLSRCLSLSFSRIQFTPDLMPADITGTDVLQENKETGKREFRFLHGPLFHNMVLADEINRTPPKTQAALLEAMQEHHISVGQTQHVLNDPFFVMATQNPIEQEGTYPLPEAQQDRFMFKVFVDYPSFQEEKSIAKATTGIQENMIKEVLDADEIIELQRVVRQVPISDHVVEYTLALVRQTRIREDVAPDFVKQWLSWGAGPRAVQYLILGAKTRALLYGRSHVSTEDIAALAKPVLRHRIVTNFTAESEGITTDDVIERLLQETPSKEGELSRDPRLKKIFAA; encoded by the coding sequence ATGAGTGAAACCTCACTTCCCGAAGATTCGATCGAACGACTCAGCAAAGCCTATCGAGATGTTTGCGAGCAGATGCAGCAGGTGATTGTTGGCCAGCAGGATGTGATCGAACAATTGATGATCGCACTGTTTAGTCGCGGGCATGTGTTGCTCGAAGGAGTTCCCGGCCTGGCCAAGACATTGATGATCAGCACGCTTTCCCGCTGCTTGTCGCTGAGCTTCAGTCGCATCCAATTCACGCCTGACCTCATGCCAGCTGACATTACAGGAACCGATGTGCTGCAGGAGAATAAAGAAACCGGTAAGCGAGAGTTTCGCTTTTTGCATGGGCCTCTCTTTCACAATATGGTGCTAGCCGACGAAATTAACCGAACGCCTCCTAAAACACAGGCTGCTCTGCTGGAAGCGATGCAGGAACATCATATTTCTGTCGGACAGACACAACACGTGTTGAACGATCCCTTCTTCGTCATGGCGACTCAAAACCCAATCGAACAGGAAGGAACTTACCCCCTTCCCGAAGCCCAGCAGGACCGCTTCATGTTCAAAGTGTTTGTCGATTACCCGAGCTTTCAAGAAGAAAAGTCGATTGCCAAAGCGACGACCGGGATTCAGGAAAATATGATCAAGGAAGTGCTCGATGCCGACGAAATTATCGAATTGCAGCGGGTCGTTCGCCAGGTTCCGATTTCCGATCACGTTGTCGAGTACACACTCGCACTGGTGCGGCAAACCCGAATTCGTGAAGATGTCGCCCCCGATTTTGTGAAGCAATGGTTGAGTTGGGGAGCCGGCCCGCGTGCAGTTCAGTATCTGATTCTGGGAGCAAAAACACGAGCGTTACTTTATGGTCGCTCTCATGTTTCCACCGAAGACATTGCGGCTTTGGCCAAGCCTGTTTTGCGGCACCGTATTGTGACTAACTTTACTGCTGAAAGTGAAGGAATTACGACCGATGATGTCATCGAGCGTCTTCTTCAGGAAACACCTTCCAAGGAAGGGGAACTGAGTCGTGATCCAAGACTCAAAAAGATATTTGCCGCCTGA
- a CDS encoding FAD-binding oxidoreductase → MDLEKFSTSALRILRDDQLLSDPVERLVYESDGYLVERRIPDLVIFPESTAQLSAVMKLAFEEGIAVVPRGAGTSLAGGCLPVDGGVTVCLSRMKTIQEINLEDRFAVVDAGVVNGQLNQKLLGSGFHFAPDPSSAGASTIGGNIATNAGGPHTLKYGVTSNHVLGLEVVLPDGSIFEFGGPQGFHTQWDWSGLFTGSEGTFGFCTRATVKLERSPQSWRTRLAVFDQLDDAVAVVSEIIGAGIIPAALELMDQGMLRAIEDRYHHGLPVDAGAVLIIEVDGPEQATLHEIERIDSICASGSCREIRKAETADERVALWKCRKQAFGAIGSLSTSFCTQDGVVPRTRLPELLKDVIRVAKKYDLTIFNVFHAGDGNIHPIILFDERNPKQIEQVLLASEEILEQCLAYGGTVTGEHGIGIEKIDFMDRMFNEVDLEVFRELRTVFNAKQITGRGKLIPATVH, encoded by the coding sequence ATGGATCTTGAAAAATTCTCAACCTCGGCTCTTAGAATTCTTCGTGACGATCAGCTGCTTTCTGATCCTGTCGAACGTCTGGTTTATGAATCCGACGGCTATCTGGTTGAACGCCGCATTCCCGATCTGGTGATTTTTCCGGAATCAACGGCTCAGCTTTCAGCGGTTATGAAACTGGCATTTGAAGAGGGAATTGCTGTGGTTCCCCGAGGAGCGGGGACGAGTCTGGCTGGGGGGTGTCTGCCCGTTGATGGCGGTGTGACGGTTTGTCTGTCTCGTATGAAAACGATTCAAGAGATCAATCTGGAAGATCGTTTTGCGGTTGTCGATGCCGGGGTTGTCAATGGGCAGTTGAACCAGAAATTGCTGGGTAGCGGTTTTCATTTTGCCCCCGATCCCTCCAGTGCGGGGGCTTCCACCATTGGTGGAAATATTGCGACTAATGCAGGTGGACCGCACACACTGAAGTATGGGGTGACTTCCAATCATGTTCTCGGACTTGAAGTTGTCCTGCCAGATGGAAGCATCTTTGAATTTGGTGGACCTCAAGGATTTCACACTCAATGGGACTGGTCCGGTTTGTTTACCGGGAGTGAAGGGACCTTTGGATTTTGTACGCGGGCGACAGTGAAACTGGAACGATCACCGCAATCCTGGAGGACGAGACTGGCCGTGTTTGATCAGTTGGATGATGCGGTGGCAGTCGTCAGCGAAATTATTGGAGCGGGGATCATTCCTGCGGCTTTGGAATTGATGGATCAGGGCATGCTGCGGGCGATAGAAGATCGCTACCACCATGGTTTACCTGTTGATGCTGGAGCAGTTCTGATTATCGAAGTCGATGGTCCCGAGCAGGCGACATTACATGAGATCGAACGGATTGACAGTATTTGTGCATCCGGAAGTTGCCGCGAAATCCGAAAAGCAGAAACAGCAGACGAGCGAGTCGCGCTGTGGAAATGTCGCAAGCAGGCCTTTGGAGCAATTGGAAGCCTCAGCACAAGTTTCTGTACACAGGATGGCGTCGTCCCGCGAACGCGATTACCCGAGTTGCTCAAAGATGTCATCCGGGTGGCTAAAAAATATGACCTGACGATTTTCAACGTATTTCATGCAGGGGATGGAAATATTCATCCCATCATTTTATTTGACGAGCGAAATCCAAAGCAAATTGAGCAAGTTTTGCTGGCCAGTGAAGAAATTCTCGAACAATGCCTGGCATATGGGGGCACAGTTACGGGTGAACATGGGATTGGCATTGAAAAAATCGATTTCATGGATCGAATGTTCAATGAAGTCGACCTGGAAGTGTTTCGGGAATTGAGAACAGTCTTCAATGCAAAACAGATTACGGGACGAGGAAAACTGATTCCAGCCACTGTTCACTGA
- a CDS encoding DUF480 domain-containing protein, whose translation MQLVDENDGDIQFLGLLSKKERRVLGVLIEKSLTTPEYYPLTLKALATGCNQKSNRDPISNYDEFEIEDILDGLRQRGMISAVQTAGGRTERYRHRLRDITPWTAAQLAVMGELLLRGRQQLGELRSRASRMSAIESLEDLRRELNQLMQMKYVQSSGDLSRRGIEVDHALYTEAEQSRPGTMLAYSSSDGPELPNSSSDESKEESAANSAPKFVSSPENRNQVVNASPPSEELLDLQSQISDLTETVQRLEERIDSLERQLGV comes from the coding sequence ATGCAACTGGTTGATGAAAATGATGGCGACATTCAGTTTTTGGGATTATTGTCCAAAAAAGAACGTCGTGTATTAGGGGTATTGATTGAGAAGTCGCTCACAACCCCCGAGTATTATCCGCTCACGTTGAAAGCATTGGCAACAGGTTGCAATCAGAAAAGTAACCGAGACCCAATTTCCAATTACGATGAATTTGAAATTGAAGATATTCTCGATGGTTTGCGTCAACGAGGCATGATCTCGGCAGTGCAGACGGCTGGCGGTCGCACAGAGCGGTATCGACATCGCTTACGCGATATTACCCCATGGACAGCCGCTCAATTAGCAGTCATGGGAGAATTATTGCTTCGAGGACGCCAACAATTGGGGGAGCTCCGCAGCCGGGCGAGTCGAATGTCGGCTATTGAATCGCTGGAAGATTTGCGTCGTGAGTTGAATCAATTGATGCAGATGAAGTATGTCCAATCGTCTGGCGATTTGAGCCGTCGTGGTATCGAAGTCGATCACGCTCTGTACACAGAAGCTGAACAATCGCGACCTGGAACAATGCTGGCTTACAGTTCATCAGATGGGCCTGAATTGCCAAACAGTTCTTCAGATGAGTCTAAGGAGGAGAGTGCTGCGAATTCGGCCCCAAAATTTGTAAGCAGCCCGGAAAATCGAAATCAGGTAGTGAACGCTTCGCCTCCCTCAGAAGAATTGCTGGATCTGCAAAGTCAGATTTCCGATTTGACAGAGACCGTCCAGAGACTTGAAGAACGTATCGATTCGCTGGAACGTCAACTGGGCGTTTGA
- a CDS encoding BatA domain-containing protein: protein MSQFFIHPWMAAGGVALISIPIIIHLLNRMRYRTVRFAAMEFLLQSEQQNRSRILIEQLLLLLLRILIVLTIVALFARLLLDPSQLALLEKPETHHLVVLDDSGSMRDRWGDTTAFDEALGTLKRLASDLASQGGNHTLTLLQTSHPDRSSASLTRRRIDLSLVGELEDKLETMQNECGYGQASWTDVFPAIERQLAVDKNAFQIVHILSDFRASEWENSPTLKVDLESLKDEQTLVSLVPTVPALHENLAVINFTGTLHTAAVKVPLQLTVEVANYGDSVVENVPVRVLIDDEPIPQLISIPQINAGESVQESFEVAIASTGEHVISVQISPDAIAADNTRYLTIDLLERQRILIADGSEQTREADYVADALAADPQITGFEAVIIRPDSIRDQDLSTYSSVYLLNIDHLTPDVLKQLEDYVSAGGGIAWFMGDRIDSSFYNELASLELGEEAETSSENTNGQFTTTQAKSLFPVPIAASPVDLPRADDTNPGADLQLNDNPIFEILNAADGLLALFVNIYQHIPLADGAEIPKSVNVIGRLRDQSPLFLESRFGEGRIFISLTSAGPVNNTDESRWHNWPFDMNAPGFTVFHLELAKSIASRTQTREPSLVNTPLKIEIDPAVSYPEVRFNPPAEGGLSPTSITATAPNVTDKNQPETSADAPQKLIAEFLDTKIPGIYRIVTEDLARETTTTLAAFNVPVSESEVEITTPEEFRRELAGVDGIIVQDFGSLEGLARDDPGRELRLLLLLLLVVLFVGEQWLAYRLGYRSRDSVSSRGFTSRMPSGKQYVSGGQRSSSPAAKGVAS from the coding sequence TTGTCTCAATTTTTTATACATCCCTGGATGGCAGCTGGCGGAGTGGCCTTAATTTCCATTCCGATCATAATCCATCTGCTCAATCGGATGCGATATCGAACGGTTCGGTTTGCCGCGATGGAGTTTTTGCTTCAAAGTGAGCAGCAGAATCGCAGTCGAATATTGATCGAACAACTTCTGTTGCTACTTCTGCGCATTCTGATCGTCTTGACGATAGTTGCCTTATTTGCCCGCTTATTACTCGATCCATCTCAGTTGGCTTTATTGGAAAAGCCGGAAACTCATCATCTGGTTGTCCTTGATGACAGCGGTTCAATGCGTGACCGTTGGGGGGATACAACAGCCTTCGATGAAGCTCTGGGGACGCTCAAGCGATTGGCCTCTGATCTGGCCTCACAAGGTGGAAATCATACACTGACACTCCTGCAGACTTCCCATCCCGACCGTTCATCTGCCAGCTTAACACGTCGTCGGATCGATCTTTCGCTCGTTGGAGAACTGGAAGATAAACTCGAAACGATGCAGAATGAATGCGGGTACGGTCAAGCCAGTTGGACAGACGTATTTCCAGCAATTGAACGTCAACTGGCTGTCGACAAGAACGCGTTTCAAATCGTGCATATTCTTTCAGATTTCCGAGCCTCGGAATGGGAAAACTCGCCAACTTTGAAAGTGGACCTGGAATCGCTCAAGGATGAACAGACTCTCGTCAGTCTGGTTCCAACAGTTCCCGCTCTTCACGAAAATTTAGCGGTGATAAATTTCACCGGCACCTTGCATACTGCTGCCGTCAAGGTTCCACTGCAGTTGACTGTTGAAGTTGCCAACTACGGCGATTCAGTTGTTGAGAATGTTCCTGTTCGGGTTCTGATTGATGATGAGCCGATTCCGCAATTAATCAGTATTCCACAAATTAATGCGGGCGAATCGGTTCAGGAAAGTTTTGAAGTGGCGATCGCCTCGACTGGCGAACATGTGATTTCCGTTCAGATTTCACCTGATGCCATTGCCGCCGATAACACTCGCTATTTGACGATCGATCTGCTGGAGCGTCAAAGAATTCTGATTGCCGATGGTTCTGAACAAACGCGAGAGGCAGACTATGTCGCAGACGCCCTGGCTGCCGACCCACAGATTACGGGCTTCGAAGCCGTAATTATCCGACCGGATTCGATTCGCGATCAGGACCTCTCGACTTATTCCTCAGTGTACCTGCTCAATATCGATCACCTGACTCCTGATGTTTTGAAACAACTCGAAGATTATGTGTCTGCCGGAGGTGGAATCGCCTGGTTTATGGGGGATCGCATTGACAGTTCATTTTATAATGAGCTGGCGAGTCTTGAATTGGGAGAAGAAGCGGAGACTTCTTCAGAAAATACAAACGGGCAATTTACTACGACTCAGGCAAAGTCGTTATTTCCAGTTCCAATCGCTGCCTCTCCTGTTGATTTGCCGCGAGCCGATGACACAAACCCCGGGGCTGATTTGCAGTTAAATGACAATCCGATTTTTGAGATTTTGAATGCTGCAGACGGTTTGCTGGCCCTGTTCGTCAATATTTATCAACATATCCCTCTGGCTGATGGTGCAGAAATTCCCAAATCCGTCAACGTGATTGGTCGCTTACGAGATCAATCTCCCCTGTTTCTGGAATCGCGTTTTGGAGAAGGCCGCATCTTCATTTCACTCACGTCAGCTGGTCCGGTCAATAATACAGACGAAAGTCGCTGGCATAACTGGCCGTTCGATATGAACGCCCCCGGCTTCACCGTATTTCATCTTGAACTGGCTAAATCGATCGCAAGTCGCACACAAACTCGAGAACCAAGTCTGGTCAATACCCCACTGAAAATAGAAATTGACCCTGCGGTTTCCTATCCGGAAGTTCGCTTCAATCCTCCGGCTGAAGGTGGGTTGAGCCCCACTTCCATTACCGCGACCGCCCCCAATGTGACTGATAAGAATCAGCCTGAAACGTCCGCAGATGCACCGCAGAAACTGATAGCGGAATTTTTGGATACGAAAATCCCAGGCATTTATCGAATTGTGACTGAAGACCTGGCACGGGAGACGACCACAACTCTGGCCGCTTTCAATGTCCCTGTGAGTGAATCGGAAGTCGAAATCACAACACCGGAAGAATTTCGTCGCGAGTTAGCAGGAGTTGATGGAATCATCGTACAGGACTTCGGCAGTCTGGAAGGATTGGCACGGGATGACCCGGGACGGGAACTGCGATTGCTGCTTCTGCTGCTACTCGTGGTACTGTTTGTCGGGGAACAATGGCTGGCTTATCGGCTTGGTTACCGTTCCCGAGACTCGGTTTCCTCGAGAGGTTTCACCTCGCGAATGCCCTCCGGTAAGCAATATGTTTCGGGGGGGCAACGCTCATCCTCTCCAGCGGCTAAGGGGGTGGCATCGTGA
- a CDS encoding HPr family phosphocarrier protein — protein sequence MMEPRHIEMGDLHSCSEEVIVNLEHGLHLVPCSKIAELARSHECEIHIRKLDQVVDAKAVFDLMTLRADQGTHLIIEAEGPFAEQAVQQMRDLFENDFYVDRSRPS from the coding sequence ATGATGGAGCCTAGACATATCGAAATGGGAGATCTTCATTCTTGCAGTGAAGAAGTGATCGTAAATCTTGAACACGGTCTCCACCTGGTCCCATGCTCAAAAATTGCTGAGCTTGCACGCAGTCATGAATGTGAAATTCACATTCGTAAACTTGATCAGGTAGTCGACGCGAAAGCCGTATTCGACCTGATGACGCTCCGTGCAGATCAGGGAACTCATCTCATTATTGAAGCTGAAGGCCCCTTTGCTGAACAGGCGGTTCAACAAATGAGGGATCTGTTCGAAAATGACTTCTATGTTGATCGTTCTCGCCCCTCTTAG
- a CDS encoding DUF58 domain-containing protein has protein sequence MIQDSKRYLPPEAVSRISKLEIQARGVVEGFLSGLHRSPYFGQSIEFVQHREYVMGDDIRRIDWKVWSKTDKYYIKQFEEETNLRTSILVDVSESMTYGSGEFTKLDYACLIASAISYMLLRQQDSVGLTTFDDTVRDQLPFRSKKNHLNDIIRTLVMSEPGSKKTGIFQILKRTAEQRVRRGLVILISDLFSDREELFKGLKLLRLRGHDVMLFHVLDAQEVNFEFNGTTKFEGLEETGELICDPRGLRADYLAAVEAFLSDVRRFCAGHVIDYKTVITTEHVDAVLAHYLKHRVGMSK, from the coding sequence GTGATCCAAGACTCAAAAAGATATTTGCCGCCTGAGGCCGTCAGCCGGATTTCCAAACTTGAAATCCAGGCTCGTGGTGTCGTGGAAGGTTTCTTAAGCGGATTGCATCGCAGCCCCTACTTCGGGCAGTCGATTGAATTCGTACAGCACCGGGAGTACGTCATGGGAGACGACATCCGGCGTATCGACTGGAAAGTCTGGTCGAAAACGGACAAATACTACATCAAGCAGTTTGAAGAAGAGACGAATCTCCGGACCTCCATTCTGGTCGATGTCAGCGAGTCGATGACTTACGGTTCTGGAGAATTCACGAAACTCGATTACGCCTGTCTGATCGCTTCGGCCATTTCCTATATGCTACTCCGACAGCAGGATTCTGTCGGATTGACGACTTTCGATGATACCGTTCGCGATCAACTCCCGTTCCGCAGCAAAAAAAATCACCTGAATGATATTATTCGCACACTTGTCATGTCGGAGCCTGGCTCGAAAAAAACTGGCATCTTTCAGATTTTGAAACGGACAGCCGAGCAACGTGTACGTCGTGGGCTTGTTATTTTAATTTCCGACTTATTTTCCGACCGCGAAGAACTTTTCAAGGGTTTGAAGCTATTGAGACTTCGCGGACATGACGTGATGTTGTTCCATGTGCTCGATGCTCAGGAAGTCAATTTTGAATTTAACGGCACGACGAAGTTTGAAGGTCTTGAAGAAACGGGGGAGTTGATTTGTGATCCTCGGGGATTAAGAGCGGATTATCTTGCAGCCGTCGAGGCTTTTTTGAGTGATGTCCGGCGGTTCTGTGCAGGTCACGTGATTGACTATAAAACAGTGATTACTACGGAACATGTCGATGCGGTTCTGGCCCATTATTTGAAACATCGTGTCGGCATGAGCAAATAA
- a CDS encoding VWA domain-containing protein, whose translation MIENLVSPIQMASPIHSIVLLAQDAVRFTDWSWPQGAWEWTVVLAILVGVVVWSLELYRRDAQELALGWRIFLPTLRILAIIGLIIVLLNPQNRTQTWADRSSRVAILVDVSSSMGNPAGDPKEDQSAEDSDSRASQVIALLANSNWLNDLREQHEVSVYTFDTALSSRVATFPQLTTDAISNNSEQEVEIEEIDWENVLQPQGAETRLGEVTAELMRELNGRTLAGIVVISDGAANAGVDAQSANDVARQLKVRLVALGTGGIEPPVNLEMAKVVSPSDVQLGDPFDIEGFIRGEGISGRSVKVELLTREPGEDTAFYPVDEQTVTVLEDLTPVQVTFPIVPTIEGEWEYLLRATATGSIREVKQSDNERIIAVNASERPVNVLVVAGGPSWDYRFLCGTLNRHPGFKVDAYLQTGAVGISQDVENVLLDFPKDKAALYEYDVIICFDPNWLNIPEESRRLFEEWVGSEGGGVIFVAGDVNTPYLSGSRDDLTGILNLHPVFLDTILPGIDLVSASTQVRPIQLTPEGEAAPLLHVNDNPETSLEFWKSFPGFFRFYPTNGPKTGALVYAKAGGVGDLTEAEPPILLASQFYGQGRTFYIGSPEFYRLRAEDPEFFERFWTRISREAAQNRLRRSNPRGSLLVDQETVRLGEMIKIRSRLLDAEFEPLIADKIDIEIETPDGRLVSPAPSLRPDLGQAGGYLGEIRAQQAGRYQIRLRVPGSDEMIRESVMAELPDLENRDLRQNIRQLQTLTSGTGGGYFPLAESDQVKALLPDSSEQFLLGEQIQTLWDRTWLMCLIVGLLSLEWLTRKLLKLA comes from the coding sequence GTGATCGAGAATCTCGTCTCACCAATTCAGATGGCCTCTCCAATCCATTCCATAGTGTTGCTGGCTCAGGATGCAGTTCGCTTTACGGACTGGAGCTGGCCACAAGGTGCATGGGAATGGACAGTCGTACTGGCGATCTTAGTGGGAGTGGTCGTCTGGTCGCTCGAACTCTATCGGCGGGATGCTCAGGAACTTGCCCTCGGTTGGCGAATTTTTCTCCCAACTTTACGAATACTAGCCATTATTGGTCTGATCATCGTGCTGTTGAATCCGCAAAACCGTACTCAAACCTGGGCGGATCGCTCTTCTCGCGTTGCCATTCTTGTCGATGTCTCTTCCTCGATGGGAAACCCGGCTGGGGATCCCAAAGAAGATCAATCGGCTGAGGACTCGGATTCACGGGCATCTCAAGTCATCGCGTTGCTTGCCAATTCCAACTGGCTGAACGATCTCCGCGAACAGCATGAGGTTTCTGTTTATACATTCGATACGGCTCTCTCAAGTCGAGTTGCGACTTTCCCCCAATTAACGACTGATGCAATCTCAAACAATTCGGAGCAAGAGGTAGAGATAGAGGAAATCGACTGGGAAAATGTTTTGCAGCCTCAAGGAGCCGAAACGCGTCTTGGCGAAGTCACTGCGGAATTAATGCGAGAGTTGAACGGTCGCACATTAGCTGGAATTGTTGTGATCTCTGATGGTGCGGCCAATGCCGGTGTCGATGCCCAGTCGGCAAACGATGTGGCTCGCCAGTTGAAAGTCCGGTTGGTCGCCCTGGGAACCGGCGGGATTGAACCTCCCGTCAATCTGGAGATGGCCAAAGTTGTCTCGCCAAGTGATGTTCAATTGGGCGACCCCTTTGATATTGAAGGATTTATTCGTGGAGAAGGGATTAGTGGCCGATCCGTCAAAGTGGAATTACTGACACGGGAGCCCGGTGAGGATACTGCGTTTTATCCAGTTGACGAACAAACCGTGACCGTGCTCGAAGATTTAACTCCTGTGCAGGTGACATTTCCAATCGTACCCACGATTGAAGGCGAATGGGAATATCTGCTGCGGGCAACTGCAACTGGATCTATTCGGGAAGTGAAACAGAGTGACAACGAACGGATTATTGCGGTGAATGCCTCTGAGCGTCCGGTGAATGTGCTGGTTGTCGCCGGCGGCCCCTCGTGGGATTACCGATTTCTTTGCGGGACCTTGAATCGTCATCCCGGTTTTAAAGTCGATGCTTATCTGCAAACAGGAGCGGTAGGAATCAGTCAGGATGTCGAAAATGTCCTGCTGGATTTCCCGAAAGATAAAGCTGCTCTTTATGAATACGATGTCATCATCTGTTTCGATCCAAACTGGTTAAACATTCCCGAAGAATCCCGTCGTCTGTTTGAAGAATGGGTTGGCAGTGAAGGTGGTGGCGTGATTTTCGTGGCAGGCGATGTTAACACTCCCTACCTTTCCGGCTCACGGGATGACCTGACGGGAATTCTGAATCTGCACCCGGTCTTTCTCGATACCATTTTGCCCGGCATCGATCTCGTCTCTGCTTCCACGCAAGTGCGACCGATTCAGTTAACTCCCGAGGGAGAAGCTGCCCCCCTGCTCCATGTGAATGACAATCCCGAAACCAGTTTGGAATTCTGGAAGTCGTTCCCAGGATTCTTTCGTTTTTATCCGACGAATGGCCCCAAAACCGGTGCATTGGTGTATGCAAAGGCTGGAGGGGTTGGGGATTTGACGGAAGCCGAACCGCCTATTCTGCTGGCTAGCCAGTTTTATGGCCAGGGACGCACCTTCTATATTGGCTCGCCTGAGTTTTATCGATTGCGGGCTGAAGATCCGGAATTCTTCGAACGATTCTGGACGCGAATTTCACGTGAAGCCGCTCAAAATCGCTTGCGCCGCAGCAACCCCCGTGGTTCCTTGCTCGTGGACCAGGAAACGGTTCGACTGGGGGAAATGATCAAAATTCGTTCACGACTGCTCGATGCGGAATTTGAGCCGTTGATTGCAGATAAGATTGATATCGAAATAGAAACACCCGATGGCCGTCTCGTTTCGCCAGCTCCGTCGTTACGTCCCGATTTGGGACAGGCGGGAGGATATCTGGGAGAAATTCGTGCCCAGCAAGCCGGCCGATATCAAATTCGTTTACGCGTCCCCGGCTCCGACGAAATGATTCGTGAATCGGTCATGGCAGAACTGCCGGACTTGGAAAATCGAGATTTGCGACAAAATATTCGACAATTGCAAACACTAACATCCGGGACTGGTGGTGGATACTTCCCCCTGGCAGAATCGGATCAAGTCAAAGCTCTTCTCCCCGACTCCAGCGAACAGTTCCTGCTGGGAGAACAAATTCAAACATTATGGGATCGTACCTGGCTCATGTGTCTGATCGTCGGACTCCTCAGTCTCGAATGGCTAACTCGCAAACTGTTAAAACTGGCGTAA
- a CDS encoding PTS sugar transporter subunit IIA, protein MKFSEIVVKDSVITDLKVENKEDAIRKLVGSLRVNGQISADNEESIVGAILKREELGSTGIGKGIAVPHTKHPSVDELIATIAIAPEGVDFASLDGEDVYILFLLISPPDRPGDHLRALETISRHLRNENFCNFLRQSRTPDEVLELLTEADQDEV, encoded by the coding sequence ATGAAGTTTTCTGAAATTGTGGTCAAAGATTCGGTCATCACAGACCTCAAAGTTGAAAACAAGGAAGATGCGATACGAAAGCTGGTTGGCTCATTGCGAGTCAACGGTCAAATTTCAGCGGACAACGAAGAAAGCATTGTCGGAGCCATTCTCAAGCGGGAAGAACTTGGTTCGACTGGAATTGGCAAGGGAATTGCAGTCCCTCATACAAAGCATCCCTCAGTCGATGAACTGATTGCCACGATTGCAATTGCTCCAGAAGGTGTCGATTTTGCCAGCTTAGATGGCGAAGATGTCTACATTTTGTTCCTGTTGATTTCTCCTCCAGACCGTCCAGGCGATCATCTACGTGCTCTGGAAACAATTTCACGACATTTGCGGAATGAGAATTTTTGCAACTTTTTACGCCAATCTAGAACTCCAGATGAAGTTCTTGAGCTCCTTACTGAGGCTGACCAGGACGAAGTTTAA
- the hpf gene encoding ribosome hibernation-promoting factor, HPF/YfiA family → MQIEIACRHGSVGEPVQNYIREKSEKLLTYFERVTQIQVTFDFSGNRVKAEILVNAEHKHDFVSHYEGEDAQICFDHALHKIEHQIKKYKEQLQDHRRDKPLNEIAESMLPQDDDDDDDLDDDDE, encoded by the coding sequence GTGCAGATTGAAATCGCGTGTCGGCATGGAAGTGTGGGCGAACCCGTCCAGAATTACATTCGTGAAAAATCCGAAAAATTGCTGACTTATTTTGAACGTGTCACTCAGATCCAGGTGACATTCGATTTCAGCGGCAACCGAGTCAAAGCTGAAATTTTAGTCAACGCCGAACACAAACACGATTTTGTCTCCCATTACGAAGGCGAAGACGCACAAATCTGTTTTGATCATGCTCTACACAAAATTGAACATCAGATCAAAAAATATAAAGAGCAACTCCAGGATCATCGTCGCGACAAGCCTCTCAATGAAATTGCAGAATCCATGCTACCGCAGGATGATGACGACGATGATGATCTCGATGACGACGATGAATAA